In a single window of the bacterium genome:
- a CDS encoding cytochrome P450 encodes MKFEMTPGEILAAARAPEPGDEGYDPFDAFDQAQGAEHSINPYDVYTELLSQCPVHRGSVSQMLGAVSVSDLMAGDRDIVNVLSYDGVEAVLRDGATFSSAGYAESMGLVMGHTILEMDEPEHGRYRKLIQQAFTRREMERWEHEIVNPVLDHYIDAFVDRGRADLVHELMFVFPVHVIAIALGLPESDLPAFYRRAVEITNMASQIERGFAASQWLYDYLEPVVENRRAEPQEDLISLLAHAELDGQRLTNDEIIAFCRLLLPAGAETTYRAASNMMVGLLSNPDQLDAVRADRSLVTAAVEEALRWEAPLTGISRTATADAVVDGIEVRAGTAVNTSLGSANHDPSRWDDPEVFDIFRQPKSHIAFATGPHLCLGIHLARMEMRAVLEHLLDRLPGLRLDPDAEPPNIAGLAFRAPATLSVLWEV; translated from the coding sequence ATGAAGTTCGAGATGACTCCGGGCGAGATTTTAGCGGCCGCCCGAGCCCCCGAACCCGGTGACGAAGGGTACGACCCGTTCGACGCCTTCGACCAAGCCCAAGGGGCCGAGCACTCCATCAACCCCTACGACGTGTACACCGAGCTGCTGTCCCAATGCCCGGTTCACCGGGGCAGCGTGTCGCAGATGCTGGGGGCGGTGAGCGTGAGCGACCTTATGGCCGGAGACCGGGACATCGTGAACGTGCTGTCGTACGACGGGGTGGAGGCGGTGCTGCGGGACGGGGCCACGTTCTCATCGGCGGGCTACGCCGAGTCGATGGGGCTGGTGATGGGCCACACCATCTTGGAGATGGACGAGCCCGAGCACGGGCGGTACCGCAAGCTGATCCAGCAGGCGTTCACCCGCCGGGAGATGGAGCGGTGGGAGCACGAGATCGTGAACCCGGTGCTGGACCACTACATCGACGCCTTTGTCGACCGGGGGCGGGCCGACCTGGTACACGAGCTGATGTTCGTGTTCCCGGTACACGTGATCGCCATCGCGCTGGGGCTGCCGGAGTCTGATCTGCCCGCCTTCTACCGCCGGGCGGTGGAGATCACGAACATGGCCTCTCAGATCGAGCGGGGGTTTGCCGCGTCGCAATGGCTGTACGACTACCTGGAGCCGGTGGTGGAAAATCGGCGGGCCGAACCGCAGGAGGACCTGATCAGCTTGTTGGCCCACGCCGAGCTGGACGGGCAGCGGCTCACCAACGACGAGATCATCGCCTTCTGCCGGTTGCTCCTGCCGGCGGGGGCGGAGACCACTTACAGGGCGGCCAGCAACATGATGGTGGGGTTGCTCTCGAATCCGGACCAGTTAGACGCAGTGCGGGCCGACCGGTCGCTGGTGACCGCCGCGGTGGAGGAAGCGCTGCGGTGGGAGGCGCCCCTGACCGGAATTTCCCGCACCGCGACGGCCGATGCAGTGGTGGACGGCATCGAAGTTCGGGCGGGGACGGCGGTGAACACCTCCCTGGGCTCGGCCAACCACGACCCCTCCCGCTGGGACGACCCCGAGGTGTTCGACATCTTCCGCCAGCCCAAATCGCACATTGCCTTCGCCACTGGGCCGCACCTGTGCCTGGGCATCCACCTGGCCCGGATGGAGATGCGGGCGGTGCTGGAGCACCTGCTCGACCGTCTCCCCGGCCTGCGCCTCGACCCCGACGCCGAGCCTCCCAATATCGCCGGCCTGGCCTTCCGCGCCCCCGCTACCCTCTCGGTGCTGTGGGAGGTTTGA
- a CDS encoding cytochrome P450, which yields MTDAKKYSLEPPEVARNPHDTYREIRDNAPVTELGGRSQSGAITLSRHEDVMRAFQTPEVFSSDPGAVEIGNIRPLVPLQIDPPHHRKHRKALDPLFAPKQMAKHEPRVRELIRDLIDKVADQGHCNFHHDIAEPLPSTIFLELLGLPVSRVDEFLALKDGIIRPPARSMEERREKVKATGQKIYAALEEVVEARMAQREDDFLSTLIDAEVEGQPLSRDDVVDIGYLFFLAGLDTVSASLECMVAFLAQNPGHRQRLVDEPEVIPHAVEEMLRYESPVASAARLTAVDTEVNGCPISAGTRIHVLIGSANTDERAWPTPDEVDFDRESKKHIAFGAGVHRCLGSHLARMELRVALEEWHARVPHYRLADGLELEFSQGIRQIDNLELVW from the coding sequence ATGACCGACGCCAAGAAATACTCGCTCGAGCCGCCCGAGGTGGCCCGCAATCCCCACGACACCTATCGGGAGATCCGCGACAACGCCCCAGTAACCGAACTGGGCGGTCGAAGCCAGTCTGGAGCGATCACCCTGAGCCGCCACGAGGACGTGATGCGGGCCTTCCAAACCCCCGAGGTTTTCTCCTCCGACCCCGGCGCGGTAGAGATCGGCAACATCCGCCCCCTGGTGCCCCTCCAGATCGACCCACCCCACCACCGCAAGCACCGCAAGGCGCTCGACCCGCTGTTCGCCCCTAAGCAGATGGCCAAACACGAACCCCGGGTGCGGGAGTTGATTCGCGACCTCATCGACAAGGTGGCCGACCAGGGCCACTGCAACTTCCACCACGACATCGCCGAGCCCCTGCCCTCCACCATCTTCTTGGAGCTGCTGGGCCTGCCGGTGAGCCGGGTGGACGAGTTCCTCGCCCTCAAAGACGGCATCATCCGCCCGCCAGCCCGCTCCATGGAAGAGCGCCGGGAGAAGGTGAAGGCCACCGGCCAGAAGATCTACGCCGCCCTTGAAGAGGTGGTGGAGGCCCGCATGGCCCAGCGCGAAGACGACTTCCTGTCCACCCTCATCGACGCCGAGGTCGAGGGCCAGCCCCTAAGCCGCGACGACGTGGTCGACATCGGCTACCTGTTCTTCCTGGCCGGGCTCGACACCGTATCGGCCTCCCTGGAGTGCATGGTGGCGTTTCTGGCCCAGAATCCCGGCCATCGCCAGCGGCTGGTGGACGAGCCCGAGGTGATACCCCACGCCGTGGAGGAGATGCTGCGCTACGAGAGCCCGGTGGCCAGCGCGGCCCGCCTCACCGCCGTCGATACCGAGGTCAACGGCTGCCCCATCTCCGCGGGCACCCGCATCCACGTCCTCATCGGCTCGGCCAACACCGACGAGCGGGCCTGGCCCACGCCCGATGAGGTGGACTTCGATCGGGAGTCCAAGAAGCACATCGCCTTCGGGGCCGGGGTCCACCGCTGCCTGGGGTCCCACCTGGCCCGCATGGAGTTGCGGGTAGCCCTCGAAGAGTGGCACGCCCGGGTGCCCCACTACCGCTTGGCCGACGGCTTGGAGTTGGAGTTCAGCCAAGGCATCCGCCAAATCGACAACCTGGAGTTGGTCTGGTGA
- a CDS encoding acyl-CoA dehydrogenase family protein produces MAIDFSVEPEFQEKLDWMDTFVTEEIEPIDLYFRGEVNPFDRTNETANALIAPLQKQVQDNSLWACHMGPHLGGLGYGQVKLALMNEILGRALWAQVVFGCQAPDSGNAEIIAHYGTDEQKELYLQPLLDGKISSTYAMTEPQGGSDPNYFTCRAHRDGDEWVINGEKWFASNFKYARFMIVMLITNPDVSVYRGSSMMLVPTDTPGIEVVANVGLGTEDLEDGDHAYLRFNDVRVPAENLLGDEGSGFKIAQTRLGGGRVHHGMRSVGVAQRALDMMCERVLSRETKGSLIGEKQSIQHWIADSWIQIQQFRLQVLHTAWLIDNEGDYAKVRQHIAGVKVATPKVLIDVVYRAMHAHGSLGVSNLMPLTSMWLSGPVMGIADGPTEVHKDTIAKQILKSYKPSDGLFPSMHLPTRIANARAYIESRIEHEIANL; encoded by the coding sequence ATGGCCATCGATTTTTCGGTCGAACCCGAATTCCAAGAGAAGCTCGACTGGATGGACACTTTCGTCACCGAGGAGATCGAGCCCATCGATCTCTACTTCCGGGGCGAGGTCAACCCCTTCGACCGCACCAACGAAACGGCCAATGCCCTGATAGCGCCCCTTCAGAAGCAGGTGCAAGACAACAGTCTGTGGGCCTGCCACATGGGCCCCCATCTCGGCGGCCTCGGTTACGGCCAGGTGAAGCTGGCCCTGATGAACGAGATCCTGGGCCGGGCGCTGTGGGCCCAGGTGGTGTTCGGCTGCCAGGCCCCCGACTCGGGCAACGCCGAGATCATCGCCCACTACGGCACCGACGAGCAGAAGGAGCTCTACCTCCAGCCGCTGCTCGATGGCAAAATCTCCTCCACCTACGCCATGACCGAGCCCCAGGGTGGCTCCGACCCCAACTACTTCACCTGTAGGGCCCACCGCGACGGCGACGAATGGGTGATCAACGGCGAGAAGTGGTTCGCCTCCAACTTCAAGTACGCCCGGTTCATGATCGTCATGCTCATCACCAACCCCGACGTGTCGGTGTACCGGGGCTCGTCGATGATGCTGGTGCCCACCGACACCCCCGGCATCGAGGTGGTGGCCAACGTGGGCCTGGGCACCGAGGACCTCGAAGATGGCGACCACGCTTACCTCCGCTTCAACGACGTGCGGGTGCCGGCCGAGAACCTGCTGGGCGACGAGGGGTCGGGCTTCAAGATCGCCCAGACCCGCCTCGGCGGCGGCCGGGTCCATCACGGCATGCGCTCGGTGGGGGTGGCCCAGCGGGCCCTCGACATGATGTGCGAGCGGGTGCTGTCCCGGGAGACCAAGGGCTCACTGATTGGCGAGAAGCAGTCCATCCAGCATTGGATCGCCGACTCTTGGATCCAGATCCAGCAGTTCCGCCTCCAGGTGCTCCACACCGCCTGGCTGATCGACAACGAGGGCGACTACGCCAAGGTCCGCCAGCACATCGCCGGCGTCAAGGTGGCCACCCCCAAGGTGCTGATCGACGTGGTGTACCGGGCCATGCACGCCCACGGCTCACTGGGCGTGTCCAATCTCATGCCCCTCACCTCCATGTGGCTGTCCGGCCCGGTCATGGGCATCGCCGACGGTCCCACCGAGGTCCACAAAGACACCATCGCCAAGCAGATCCTCAAGAGCTACAAGCCCTCCGACGGCCTCTTCCCCTCAATGCACCTCCCCACCCGCATAGCCAACGCCCGCGCCTACATCGAATCCCGCATCGAACACGAGATTGCGAATCTCTAG
- a CDS encoding amidohydrolase family protein: MTLDYHAYDADNHLYEPIDAFTRHLPERYSSAIRYVDIEGRTKIAINNKISEYIPNPTFEVVAPPGAWEEYHRGNNPEGKTLRQFSGRPIRCLPAFRHPDDRVKLLDEQGVYATLLFPTLASLLEERMKDDIELTHAAITAFNRWMLDEWTFNYHDRIFPTPIITLPDPRRAIEELEWAVDNGARAVLIRPAPVPAVRGSRSMGLPEFDDFWNAVEQTGILVTCHASDSGYDTYASDWEGGRDEFLPFKPAAFRTVISHGRPIFDTIAAMICHGLFERHPDVRVACIENGSTWVAPLLSELSQAYGKMPQEFGEDPVETFRRHISVSPFYEEDISGLIDDIGIDRVLFGSDFPHPEGLAQPLDFFKEVEDQSPEGQRKVMSENLKELLTLRPAA; this comes from the coding sequence ATGACCCTCGACTATCACGCCTACGACGCCGACAATCACCTCTACGAGCCCATCGACGCCTTCACCCGCCACCTGCCCGAGCGCTATAGCAGCGCCATCCGGTACGTGGACATCGAGGGCCGCACCAAGATCGCCATCAACAACAAGATCAGCGAGTACATCCCCAATCCCACCTTCGAGGTGGTCGCCCCTCCTGGCGCCTGGGAGGAGTACCACCGGGGCAACAACCCCGAAGGCAAGACCCTGCGCCAGTTCTCCGGCAGACCCATCCGCTGTCTTCCCGCCTTCCGCCACCCCGACGACCGAGTCAAGCTGCTCGACGAGCAGGGGGTGTACGCCACGCTGCTGTTCCCCACCCTGGCCTCATTGCTCGAAGAGCGGATGAAGGACGACATCGAGCTCACCCACGCCGCCATAACCGCCTTCAACCGCTGGATGCTGGACGAATGGACGTTCAACTACCACGACCGCATCTTCCCCACCCCGATCATCACCCTGCCCGACCCCCGCCGGGCCATCGAAGAGCTGGAGTGGGCCGTGGACAACGGGGCTCGGGCCGTGCTGATCCGCCCCGCCCCGGTACCCGCTGTGCGGGGCTCCCGCTCTATGGGACTGCCCGAGTTCGACGACTTCTGGAATGCGGTGGAGCAAACCGGGATCCTGGTCACCTGCCATGCCTCCGACTCCGGCTATGACACCTACGCCAGCGACTGGGAGGGCGGCCGCGACGAGTTCCTGCCGTTCAAGCCCGCCGCCTTCCGCACGGTTATCAGCCACGGCCGGCCCATCTTCGACACCATCGCGGCGATGATCTGCCACGGCTTGTTCGAGCGCCATCCCGACGTGCGGGTGGCCTGCATTGAGAACGGCTCCACCTGGGTGGCCCCGCTGTTGTCGGAGCTGTCCCAGGCCTACGGCAAGATGCCCCAGGAGTTTGGCGAAGACCCAGTGGAGACCTTCCGTCGCCACATCTCGGTGAGCCCGTTCTATGAGGAGGACATCTCCGGCCTCATCGACGACATCGGCATCGACCGGGTGCTGTTCGGATCCGACTTCCCCCACCCCGAAGGACTCGCCCAACCCCTTGACTTCTTCAAGGAAGTCGAAGACCAAAGCCCCGAAGGCCAGCGCAAGGTCATGTCTGAAAATCTCAAAGAGCTTCTCACTTTGAGGCCAGCAGCATGA
- a CDS encoding YbaN family protein — MTSSSSPAEPDDSAALSHSKVASNPLVRGLWVVGGLLCVAVGAIGIIVPGLPSTVFFIMAAAAFSRSSERMERWVLNLPGVGKLVADYRSGLGMPWRAKVIAGTMIVVAVGLSTGLALSSWTWRGVVIGLGLVGLAYIFGRVPTSRPD; from the coding sequence GTGACATCGTCGAGCTCGCCGGCTGAGCCCGACGATTCCGCTGCCCTCAGCCACTCCAAAGTGGCCAGCAACCCGCTGGTGCGAGGGCTGTGGGTTGTCGGCGGGCTTTTGTGTGTAGCAGTAGGGGCAATCGGGATCATTGTTCCCGGCCTGCCGTCGACGGTGTTCTTCATCATGGCCGCAGCGGCGTTTTCTCGTTCCAGCGAGCGAATGGAGCGCTGGGTCTTGAACTTGCCCGGTGTGGGCAAGCTGGTAGCCGACTATCGGTCTGGGTTGGGGATGCCGTGGCGAGCGAAAGTCATTGCCGGAACCATGATCGTGGTCGCGGTCGGGCTGAGTACGGGCCTGGCTCTCAGCTCATGGACGTGGCGGGGCGTCGTGATTGGGTTGGGCCTTGTGGGGTTGGCGTACATCTTTGGGCGAGTACCCACATCTAGACCCGACTGA
- a CDS encoding PQQ-binding-like beta-propeller repeat protein: MIRLPRLVAILLAFALIAAACGNDDDDQLAAPTPAATPAATAEPTEAAAPTPDPTAQPVVPAPTGPTCDWPMWGHGIDRTFSYPCDSGINPDTAASLRRIWYFNTSDVVTAAPVVVDGTLYVGDWAGRFYALDAADGTELWHYDSEYHDNVYAGQITSSASYTVINGTPAVVFNAGRTIHALNAADGTVIWTHARGEPGWPTEFETTPIVVEDRVIATFDTHNAPFPAGVVAVSLATGEELWHFDLEGGDHRGCGGVWGSPSVDLERRLMFAGSANCPTSPDGWGPYTEALFAVNIDTGEPAWSFQPHPPNNDDSDFAGVPVLFSANGQDLVGLGNKDAVFYVVNRDTGELVWSTRATADNVIRPNFSSGGFIGPAAYADGIIAGGTGVADCPCMHAFDAATGDIVWQQQAVGPTYSPTTEVSGVVFVGSLDFTLRALRLDDGEVLWSDELTGLISGGVAIVGDDMWAVAGFREPGSAGPSETSGVFRYTVAPDVEAAEQTAPEEEPEPEAGQVRLVGASGRCIDAPCDVGFDFKTPPPGTDPQLTLSIQTDPFELTVTSSGLGDPAAWLREGSDAAAVGASAYGVLVSERDDRPSGGYLCVLDDQGGCTARTVPRPGASYNRISLLALNDTTTIPGPADGFDRLVASIGFNPPLQTEPLDPPTYLVFSPQGNNLVVYGDNGGIQRLITNAREDPNGRDINGQVCFTDDGRFIAGEDTGQPEIPAGFGIFDLDGDSLGTLSAIQVGKLTPDFESADSQPEPYGCAFLPDGRLLTTDVGNQASGPGTGQLTVWFPPYDGARCVVADYIATAQQLAADGDDVLLASARAPTIGVQRFSNLPRSADECDPDAVTVELFIAVGDGVSLTTGIAADGRGGWYVSDTLTGVINQYDGDGNYLRTVLAPPEGEGLGLEPISTGSPLGIAVGPDGTLYYADLALALNDGNIGPTGGQGTVRRIRFDADNQPMAPETIDYGLNFPDGLGVLPIP, from the coding sequence ATGATCCGGCTACCGCGGCTCGTCGCCATTCTGCTTGCCTTTGCCCTCATCGCGGCCGCCTGCGGAAACGACGATGACGACCAGCTCGCGGCCCCCACCCCAGCCGCAACCCCCGCGGCAACTGCCGAGCCCACCGAGGCTGCGGCCCCCACCCCAGACCCGACGGCCCAACCCGTCGTTCCCGCTCCCACCGGCCCCACCTGCGACTGGCCGATGTGGGGCCACGGCATCGACCGCACCTTCTCCTACCCCTGCGATAGCGGGATCAACCCCGACACCGCCGCCAGTCTCCGCCGCATCTGGTACTTCAACACCAGCGACGTGGTCACCGCCGCCCCGGTGGTGGTCGACGGCACGCTCTACGTGGGCGACTGGGCCGGGCGGTTCTACGCCCTCGATGCCGCCGACGGCACCGAGCTCTGGCACTACGACTCCGAGTACCACGACAACGTCTACGCCGGGCAGATCACCTCGTCGGCCTCTTACACCGTTATCAACGGCACTCCCGCGGTGGTGTTCAACGCCGGGCGCACCATCCACGCCCTCAACGCCGCCGATGGGACCGTGATCTGGACCCACGCCCGCGGCGAGCCTGGCTGGCCCACCGAGTTCGAGACCACCCCCATCGTGGTGGAAGATCGGGTGATCGCCACCTTCGACACCCACAACGCCCCCTTCCCCGCTGGCGTGGTGGCTGTCAGCCTGGCCACCGGCGAAGAGCTCTGGCACTTCGATCTCGAAGGCGGCGACCACCGGGGCTGCGGAGGCGTCTGGGGCTCGCCCTCGGTCGACCTCGAGCGCCGCCTGATGTTCGCCGGCAGCGCCAACTGCCCCACCTCCCCCGACGGGTGGGGGCCCTACACCGAGGCCCTGTTCGCGGTGAACATCGACACCGGCGAGCCAGCCTGGAGCTTCCAGCCCCACCCGCCCAACAACGACGACTCCGACTTTGCCGGCGTGCCGGTGCTGTTCAGCGCCAACGGCCAAGACCTGGTCGGCCTGGGCAACAAGGACGCCGTGTTCTACGTGGTGAACCGCGACACCGGCGAGCTGGTGTGGAGCACCCGGGCCACCGCCGACAACGTGATCCGCCCCAACTTCTCCAGCGGCGGCTTCATCGGCCCCGCCGCCTACGCCGACGGGATTATCGCCGGCGGCACCGGGGTGGCCGACTGCCCCTGCATGCACGCCTTCGACGCCGCCACCGGCGACATCGTCTGGCAGCAGCAGGCCGTCGGTCCCACCTATTCGCCCACCACCGAGGTGAGCGGCGTGGTGTTCGTGGGCTCGCTCGACTTCACCCTGCGGGCTCTGCGCCTCGACGACGGCGAGGTGCTGTGGTCCGACGAGCTCACCGGGCTGATCTCCGGGGGAGTGGCCATCGTGGGCGACGACATGTGGGCCGTGGCCGGCTTCCGCGAGCCGGGCTCAGCGGGCCCGTCGGAGACCTCCGGGGTGTTCCGCTACACCGTCGCTCCCGATGTGGAGGCCGCCGAGCAAACCGCCCCCGAAGAGGAGCCGGAGCCCGAAGCCGGCCAGGTTCGCCTGGTGGGAGCGTCGGGCCGCTGCATCGACGCCCCCTGCGACGTCGGCTTCGACTTCAAGACCCCACCGCCGGGCACCGACCCCCAGCTCACTCTGTCTATCCAAACCGATCCCTTCGAGCTCACCGTCACCTCCAGCGGCCTGGGCGACCCCGCCGCCTGGCTCCGAGAGGGGAGCGATGCCGCCGCCGTCGGCGCCTCGGCCTATGGCGTGCTGGTGTCCGAGCGCGACGACCGCCCCTCGGGCGGCTACCTGTGCGTGCTCGATGACCAGGGCGGCTGCACCGCCCGCACCGTGCCCCGCCCCGGCGCCTCCTACAACCGCATCAGCCTGCTGGCCCTAAACGACACCACCACCATTCCTGGCCCCGCCGACGGCTTCGACCGCCTGGTGGCCAGCATCGGCTTCAATCCGCCGCTGCAAACCGAGCCCCTCGACCCGCCCACCTACCTGGTGTTCAGTCCTCAGGGCAACAACCTGGTGGTATACGGCGACAACGGCGGCATTCAACGCCTCATCACCAACGCCCGAGAAGATCCCAACGGCCGCGACATCAACGGCCAGGTGTGCTTCACCGACGACGGCCGCTTCATTGCCGGCGAGGACACCGGCCAGCCCGAAATCCCCGCCGGATTCGGCATCTTCGATCTCGACGGCGACTCACTCGGCACCCTGTCCGCCATCCAGGTCGGCAAGCTCACCCCCGATTTCGAGTCGGCCGACAGCCAGCCCGAGCCCTATGGCTGCGCCTTCTTGCCCGACGGCCGCCTGCTCACCACCGACGTGGGCAACCAGGCATCGGGACCGGGCACCGGCCAGCTCACCGTGTGGTTCCCGCCCTACGACGGAGCCCGCTGCGTGGTGGCCGACTACATCGCCACCGCCCAGCAACTGGCCGCCGACGGCGACGACGTGCTGTTGGCCTCGGCCCGCGCCCCCACCATCGGGGTGCAGCGCTTCTCCAACCTGCCTCGCTCTGCCGATGAGTGCGACCCCGATGCGGTCACCGTCGAGCTGTTCATCGCCGTGGGCGACGGTGTGAGCCTCACCACCGGCATCGCCGCCGACGGCCGCGGCGGGTGGTACGTATCCGACACGCTCACCGGCGTCATCAACCAGTACGACGGCGACGGCAACTATCTGCGCACCGTGCTGGCGCCGCCCGAAGGCGAGGGGCTGGGCCTCGAGCCGATCAGCACCGGTTCCCCTCTGGGCATCGCCGTGGGCCCCGACGGCACTCTCTACTACGCCGACTTGGCTCTGGCCCTCAACGACGGAAACATCGGCCCCACGGGTGGCCAGGGCACCGTGCGACGCATCCGCTTCGACGCCGACAACCAGCCCATGGCCCCCGAGACCATCGATTACGGCCTCAACTTCCCCGACGGCCTCGGCGTCCTCCCCATCCCATGA
- a CDS encoding ferredoxin yields MRIRVDTELCQGHGRCYMLAPDLFDADDDGYCQPTGERQVPPELADQARKAFMNCPEDAIILTEET; encoded by the coding sequence ATGCGCATTCGGGTCGACACCGAGCTCTGCCAGGGCCACGGGCGCTGCTACATGCTGGCCCCCGACCTGTTTGACGCTGACGACGACGGCTACTGCCAGCCCACCGGTGAGCGCCAAGTGCCCCCCGAGCTGGCCGACCAGGCCCGCAAGGCATTCATGAACTGCCCCGAAGACGCCATCATCCTGACCGAGGAGACCTGA
- a CDS encoding aminopeptidase P family N-terminal domain-containing protein has product MSLHLQRRTRAVEALAAAGIDMLVAGRQDHINYITGAHQLWTAGTRPFGPVCTLNVATGEIFLLSTWDEGVPDDIDIDHLHGITWNGAIIYQRLAANPGMATAQRVGVDAWSPGMAGLLSAVAPNADVVPVDDVLLQARRTKMPSEVDAIRAACSVAAGAVAAALTHSGTDAQRLGAGVEAMALAGSSTPAAEPLVEGNIVDFSCLRSHYEGGLGRTASAASPAARPHAALIAACVPGATGQDLRRAAPDGEWLVRGSGMGFEPPVINARYGASEVLEEHMVLSVSAHTGEEYARDTVLVTESTPEILSPEEP; this is encoded by the coding sequence ATGAGCCTCCACCTCCAGCGCCGGACCCGAGCGGTCGAAGCCCTGGCCGCCGCCGGCATCGACATGCTGGTCGCCGGCCGACAAGACCACATCAACTACATCACCGGCGCCCACCAGCTCTGGACCGCCGGAACCCGCCCGTTCGGACCGGTCTGCACCCTGAATGTCGCCACCGGCGAGATCTTCCTGCTGTCCACCTGGGACGAGGGCGTCCCCGACGACATCGATATCGACCACCTCCACGGCATCACCTGGAACGGGGCGATCATCTACCAGCGCCTGGCCGCCAACCCGGGCATGGCCACCGCCCAGCGAGTGGGGGTCGACGCCTGGTCACCGGGCATGGCGGGGCTGCTCAGCGCGGTGGCCCCCAACGCCGATGTCGTCCCCGTTGACGACGTCTTGCTCCAGGCCCGCCGCACCAAGATGCCCTCCGAGGTCGATGCCATCCGGGCGGCCTGCTCCGTGGCCGCCGGAGCCGTAGCCGCCGCCCTCACCCACTCCGGCACCGATGCCCAGCGCCTGGGCGCCGGGGTGGAGGCCATGGCCCTGGCCGGATCGTCCACTCCCGCCGCCGAGCCCCTGGTCGAGGGCAACATCGTCGATTTCAGCTGCCTGCGCTCCCACTACGAGGGCGGCCTAGGCCGCACCGCCAGCGCCGCCTCGCCTGCCGCCCGCCCCCACGCCGCTCTCATCGCGGCATGCGTTCCCGGCGCCACCGGCCAAGACCTCCGCCGAGCCGCCCCCGACGGCGAATGGCTGGTGCGAGGAAGCGGCATGGGATTCGAGCCCCCGGTCATCAACGCCCGCTACGGAGCAAGCGAAGTCCTCGAAGAACACATGGTGCTCAGCGTGAGCGCCCACACCGGCGAGGAATATGCTCGCGACACGGTCCTCGTCACCGAATCAACCCCCGAAATCCTCTCCCCGGAGGAGCCATGA
- a CDS encoding phosphotransferase family protein, whose protein sequence is MSEQAESATDSSVFSRTDTDEASEAERTKGLIEPVALGEWMDAQGLPGQCEPVTSRFISGGASNEIFEVCRGEHRWALRRPPRKVPEGRNETMMREYRILSALADTDVPHARAAGGTDDTSIIGAAFYLMDFVDGWSPISEPGWPEPFASDMDARPALAYELVDAIARLSKVDWQANGLEGLGRPDGFHERQVDRWYAHLDRFKFRDIPGLDTAGDWLRGRTPRSYTPGIMHGDYQFANVMFHHGAPARMAAVVDWEMGTVGDPLLDLAWVVMNWPEDEASRPSVGYVDYEGLPFRDELLDRYATMSGRDVEEIDYYVILARFKLAIVLEGGYARFVAGGADNPRMEAFGRVVLDLARDAAALAQTTKL, encoded by the coding sequence ATGAGCGAACAAGCCGAGTCAGCCACGGATTCCAGCGTCTTCTCGCGCACCGACACCGACGAGGCCTCCGAGGCCGAGCGCACCAAAGGCCTGATCGAGCCCGTCGCCCTGGGGGAGTGGATGGACGCCCAAGGCCTCCCCGGCCAGTGCGAGCCCGTCACCAGCCGGTTCATCTCCGGCGGCGCCTCCAACGAGATCTTCGAGGTATGCCGGGGTGAGCACCGCTGGGCCCTGCGGCGACCGCCCCGCAAGGTTCCCGAGGGCCGCAACGAGACCATGATGCGGGAGTACCGCATTCTCTCCGCGTTGGCCGACACCGACGTCCCCCACGCTCGGGCCGCGGGCGGCACCGACGACACCAGCATCATCGGAGCGGCCTTCTACCTCATGGATTTCGTCGACGGCTGGTCGCCCATCAGTGAGCCCGGCTGGCCCGAGCCGTTCGCCTCCGACATGGACGCCCGTCCTGCCCTGGCCTATGAGCTGGTCGACGCCATCGCCCGGTTGTCCAAGGTCGACTGGCAGGCCAACGGGCTCGAGGGACTGGGCCGCCCCGACGGCTTCCACGAGCGCCAGGTCGACCGCTGGTACGCCCACCTCGACCGGTTCAAGTTCCGCGACATCCCCGGCCTCGATACCGCCGGCGACTGGCTCCGAGGCCGCACTCCCCGCAGCTATACGCCCGGCATCATGCACGGCGACTACCAGTTCGCCAATGTGATGTTCCACCACGGCGCCCCCGCCCGTATGGCCGCCGTCGTCGACTGGGAGATGGGCACCGTGGGCGACCCGCTGCTCGACCTGGCCTGGGTGGTGATGAACTGGCCCGAGGACGAGGCCAGCCGCCCCTCGGTGGGCTACGTCGACTACGAGGGTCTGCCCTTCCGCGACGAGCTGCTGGACCGCTATGCCACCATGTCGGGCCGCGACGTGGAAGAGATCGACTACTACGTGATCCTGGCCCGCTTCAAGCTGGCCATCGTGCTCGAGGGCGGCTACGCCCGCTTCGTAGCCGGCGGGGCCGACAACCCCCGCATGGAGGCCTTCGGCCGCGTCGTCCTCGACCTAGCCCGAGACGCCGCCGCCTTGGCCCAAACCACCAAGCTCTAG